In bacterium, the following are encoded in one genomic region:
- a CDS encoding YjbQ family protein, producing MFKKIVVQTESKRELIRITSKIQKVAESVKFHHGLIYLFLPHATAGFWLNEDEEGLKQDVLRFFEKITSGSWQHNQIDNNAQAHLLSGLLKPYLLLSVENGEIQLGTWQEIFLVELDGPREREIKIKFIPT from the coding sequence ATGTTTAAAAAAATAGTAGTTCAAACTGAAAGTAAACGAGAGTTAATTAGAATCACATCAAAGATCCAAAAAGTTGCTGAAAGTGTTAAATTTCACCATGGCTTAATTTATCTCTTTTTGCCGCACGCTACAGCAGGGTTTTGGTTAAATGAAGACGAAGAAGGTTTAAAGCAAGATGTTTTGCGTTTTTTTGAAAAAATTACTTCTGGAAGTTGGCAACATAACCAAATAGATAACAATGCCCAGGCTCATCTTTTAAGCGGTCTTTTAAAACCTTATCTTCTTTTAAGTGTTGAAAACGGGGAAATTCAACTTGGTACTTGGCAGGAGATATTTTTAGTAGAGTTAGATGGTCCGCGAGAAAGAGAAATAAAAATTAAATTTATTCCTACTTGA
- a CDS encoding ferredoxin codes for MKVKVNEQSCIGCGLCISICSDVFELEGGKSKIKKDFDPEANKECIKEAAANCPTQAISVED; via the coding sequence ATGAAAGTTAAAGTTAACGAACAATCCTGTATTGGCTGTGGGCTTTGCATTTCAATATGTAGCGATGTTTTTGAGCTAGAAGGTGGCAAATCAAAAATAAAAAAAGACTTTGACCCAGAAGCAAACAAAGAATGCATTAAAGAAGCGGCTGCAAACTGCCCTACCCAAGCCATTTCTGTTGAGGATTAA